DNA sequence from the Candidatus Sulfuricurvum sp. RIFRC-1 genome:
CTGATCGCATTACGCCGCTGCGGTGCAGGCAAAGCAACACTGGAATTTGAATATACGTGTGATGCGTGTAACCAAATCTCGTTTTTACCGTTTCACCGCTGTCCTCACTGTCATGCGATTGATACCGTACAAAACATAATGAATCTCTCAAAGGAACGGTTTGAAGAAAATAACTCTCTTCAGTGATGGCTCGGCATTGGGTAATCCCGGACCGGGGGGATTTGGAGCGATTCTGCGCTACGGCGATAAAGAACGGATTATTAGCGGCGGGGAAGAGCATACGACGAATAATCGGATGGAACTCCTCGGGGTGATAGAAGGTCTTCGTGCGATCAAAGAACCGTGCGACGTCACCGTAATCTCCGATTCGAGCTATGTGATCCGAGGGATTAACGAGTGGCTGGAGGGGTGGGTCAAACGGAACTTTGCCAAAGTCAAAAACCCCGACCTCTGGCAAGAATATATCAAAGTCTCTAGAGGCCACCGTATCAACGGCGTATGGGTTCGAGGACATAACGGTCATCCCGAAAATGAGCAATGTGACCAAATCGCCCGCGAAGAGGCGGAAAAGTATAAAAACGCTTTAAAATAGAAGTACGCAAGCGTGCGTAGGCTCTCTGCCGAAGAGAACTCAGCGTTAGCGTAGGATGGGGGGCTTTGCTCCCAATCCGTGTTAAAATGATGAAAGCGGAAAAATTTAAAAAAGGATTAAATCACTAATGGATAACTTAACCACCCTGCAAGAACGCTTAGGGTACACATTTCAAAACAAAGAGCTCCTTATTGAAGCGCTGACGCATAAAAGCTACAAACAGCCCTACAATAATGAGCGCTTGGAGTTTTTGGGAGATGCGGTACTCGATCTCATCGTCGGTGAATACCTCTATAGCAAATTTCGCGGATACGACGAGGGGAAACTCTCAAAAATGCGCGCATCACTCGTCAACGAAGAGGGTTTTACCGCTCTCGCCCTCCACTTGGATCTTGGAGGATATATCTATCTCTCCAATGCCGAAGAGAACAACAGCGGTCGAACCAAAAGCTCACTCCTCTCGAATGCGTTTGAAGCACTCATGGGGGCAATCTACCTCGAAACCGGTTTGGGCAAAGTGCAGGAGATTACCATTGATCTCCTCGAACACGTCCATCCTGATATTTCGCTCGATTCACTCTTTAAAGACTATAAAACTTCTCTCCAAGAGCTGACCCAAGCCCATTACGGAACCACTCCCGAATATCAGCTCATCGCCGCTCACGGCCCCGATCATAAAAAAGAGTTTGAAGTTGCCGTTATCATCGACGGCAAGCGATACGCCTCCGCTCAGGGAAAAAGTAAAAAACAAGCCCAGCAAGAGGCGGCGCAAATCGCCCTTGAGATGCTGTCAAAGGAGCTCAAATGAATCGGTTTGGTGAACGTTTTACCATAACAACATTCGGCGAATCCCACGGCAAAGCGATCGGCTGTGTTCTCGACGGTGTCCCTGCCGGACTCGAAATCGATGAAGCGTTTATTCAAAGCGAACTCGATCGCCGCAAACCGGGGCAGAACGAGTTTGCTACCGCACGCAAAGAAGAGGATAAAGTTGAGATCCTCAGCGGCGTATTCGAAGGATTTAGCACCGGAACACCGATAGCGATGGTGATCTACAACACCGACCAAAAGAGCGGTGATTACAGCAATGTCAAAGATATTTTTCGTCCGGGTCATGCAGACTTTACCTATTTTCACAAATACGGTCTCCGCGACTATCGCGGCGGCGGACGCTCATCAGCACGCGAAACGGCGGCGCGCGTTGCGGGAGGAGCGATTGCGAAACTCATGCTCCGTTCTTTGGGGATCGAGTTTGCCAGCGGTATCAGTGCTATCCACGGCATCGAGGCACAAAGTCTGGATTTCTCGTATCCAAAAAACAGCCCTATCTATGCCCTTGACGCGAGCGTAGAAGAGGCTCAAAAAGCGGCAATTTTAACGGCTAAAAATGCTCATGATTCGGTCGGAGGCGTTGCTACAGTCAAAATTTCACATCTTCCTATCGGCTTAGGACAGGGGCTTTATTACAAACTCGATGCAGTGTTGGCAGAGGCAATGATGGGAATCAATGCCGTCAAAGCGGTTGAAATCGGCGAGGGAATTCACAGTGCAGAGCTCCTCGCCAGCCAAAATAACGACCCAATCACTCCAGATGGTTTTAAAACCAATCACTCCGGTGGCATTTTAGGGGGGATGAGCAACGGGGATGATGTCATCTTGCGCGTTCACTTCAAACCGACCCCGTCGATTTTCATCGACCAAGAAAGTATCGATACCCATAATGAGTCTATCAATGTCTCTCTCAAAGGTCGTCATGATCCCTGCGTCGCTGTACGCGGTTCTGTCGTTGCCGAATCCATGGCGGCACTTGTCGTTGCCGATATGCTACTGCTCAACATGGGTTCAACAATGAACGGCGTAAAAAACTACTACGTATAAATATTTAAGCTTTCTTTCACTACCATAAAGAATTCCTATAAAAAGGGTTCTTTGTGCTGAGTACGACTCAAAACTGCTATCTCCTTGACACTTCCGTTATTTTAGATGATCCCACCAACATTTTACGAATCAGTGATGAAAATCACAACGGTATCGTTATCACTAACATCGTTTTGGCTGAACTCAACAGTAAAAAAGACGATATGCGCTCCGAAGCGGGCTTTCAGGCTCGGGAATTTTTCCGCCTTGCTGATGCTGCATGGGGCGAGCCGATCAGTTTTATAGAGCTTCCTGAGTGTGTTCGCAAGCATGTTGATATGGATGCATGTAAAAATGACCGTTACTACCGGTTAGCCCTCAATTATGATCGCTCCCTCCACGGAGGTGAGGCGAATCTCATCGACCTCTTTATCGTCCACCGTGAAAATTACCGTATATCTCACAATTTTTCAGAGCCGAAAGGGATCAATGATGCCAAAATCGGTGAGATTGCCGATGATTACGACCTTACCCTCCTTAGCAATGATATGTCCTTTCGCATCGCCGCCGAGATTCGGGGAATCCGTACCCAGAGTATCCGCAACAGCAGTGTCGAAGCACCGGAACAAATCGATTTTACTTACACGTATGAGTATGAAGAGACTCCGGCAATCCCGGAGGGTGTCGAACACCATAATTTTGACCAAATCACTTTTGTCCAAAAGGCACTCAGCACCACCTCTGAGATGTATGAAACGGGAATCCAACGTCACGCATTCAGCTTCAATAACCAAATCGAGTGGTGTGATTTCGATCGACGTTTCGGGGAACACTTCAACGAAGAGTTTGTCCGTCCTCTGAATCTGGAGCAAAAGTTTTATTACGCAATGATGACCCATCCGCAAAACTATGTTAGCGTTGTCTCCGGTTCAACCGGATCGGGAAAAACCCTCGTTGCCCTCCAAGCTGGGCTGGAACTGGTCGAAGAGGGAATTGTAGAGGGGATCGTCTATGCCCGTAATACCGTGACTTCGAACGATCAGCAAGCGGAACTTGGATTTCGAAAAGGGGATGAGGAGCAAAAGCTCGGCTTTTTCATGTATCCCCTTTATGCTGCCGTCAACTTTACGATTGAGCACCAAAGCAAACGCTCCATCGATGCACGCGTCGAGTATACCGGCAATACTAACTCGGTGAAACGGGAAAACGCCACCGAAGTGTTTATGAAAAAATACAATATCGAGGTCATGGATATCGCCCATATGCGGGGAACAACCATTTCACGCAAATTTGTAATCATCGACGAAGCACAAAACATGACCAATGCCACTCTCAAACTGATCGGAACCCGCATGGGAGATGAAACACGCCTCGTGGTCATGGGTGACCCGGGACAAATCGACCATCCGTTCCTCTCCAAACGACGCAATGCCCTTGTGAGCTTGCTGAACAAAGCACAGCACAACAACTTTATTGCAGGGATTCAGTTGCGACATACGATACGAAGTCAGGTAGCGGATTGGTTTGATAAGAATTTTTAGAGATTTTTCCGTTCGCCCTGAGCCTGTTGAAGGGCAGTTCATGGTTCGACAAGCTCACCACGAACGGAAAAGTATAAATAGTTAGATTGGAAGAACGCGGATTTTCTGTGAAAGTTTCTCTTTAAGCGTCGCTTCAATAGCGTACAATGTCCCCGTACTTGAACTCGCACAGCCGTTACAGGCACCCAAATAGCGAATATACACGTCGATATAATCAGGAGAATCTTTGATATCGATAACCTCCATATTTCCGCCGTCCATAATCAAAAACTGACGAATTGACTCATCGACTACGCTGTCAATCGCTTTGATCTTTTGAACCAATGTCATCGCTTCGAAATCACCATGCGCTCCGGCATCTGCCGCATTGCGCATTTTTTCCTGATCCATTTCAGCGCGTACATCGGCAAGGATATCCACAAGATAATACTCACGCGCTTCATGTCCGCCCGGTTTGATACACGATTTACAGAATCCGCCCGCTTTAGTGTAATCGGTCACTTGCTCGATGGTTTTGAGATCATTGAGCTTGATCACTTCACGAAGTGTTCCAAGACTGACGCGGGCACATTCGCACACGATAATCTCATCTTCAAAACTGCTCTCATCAACGCCGAGATAAAGCCCCGCCGCTTTTTTGATAACGTCGTACGCCATAACGGAACAGTGCATTTTTTGCGGTGGAACAGCCGGTATTTCAGGGTCATCACGGAGTGATTTTTCGACATCGATATTGGTAATTTTAACCGCTTCTTGTACCGTCTTTCCGATACAGAGCTCTGCCATCATATCCGAACTTGCAATCGCCGTACCGCAGCCAAAACTTTTAAATTTTGATTTTACAATCGTATCAGTCGCAGGGTCCACTTCCCAATACAAACGAACGGCATCGCCGCAGCTCTCCGCTCCGAAATCGGCAACAATAAGCTTGTGTCCTGCCGCGTCACACTCCTCTTGAGTGATCTCCCCTTGATTGTTAGGGTTGTTCATTAATGTTGTTACTTTGTCAGAATACTGATCCCAAAGAGATCCGCCCAATAAATCGTTTTTTGCCATAATAGAATCCTTTAGTGATGTATTCCGCATGCGGTTGCTTCACCGCCGGCAGTGGGTTGTACAATTGCATACGAACTTGAAATAGCGCGTAATCTTAAAACAGCGCCTCTAAAACGCTCGATCACATAATCGATCTCCGCGTCTGTCGTAAAACGGCTGAGGCTCAAACGAATCCCCGTATGGGCTAACTCATTATCGGCACCGATCGCCAGCATGACCGTATTTGCTTCGAGATCTTCCGAGGCACAGGCCGAACCGGTAGAGGCACCGATGAGAGCATTGTTCAGATCCCACAACATCCCCTCCCCTTCAACCCCGCGAATGGAGATCAAAATCGTATTCGGTGTTCGGTTCTCGCGGTTTCCGACGACCATTACGTCACTGAGCCCTGAGAGTAGCGCATCTTCCAAGCGGTCACGTTTAGCACGGATTAAACCCATTTTTTCAGCGATATTCTCTGTTGCCAGCTCGATCGCTTTTCCCATCCCTACAATATAAGGGACATTGAGAGTACCCGATCGGCGTCCTCCCATATGTTCTCCGCCGTGTAACAATGGGGTAAGCGCTTCCGAATTGCGGATATACAAGGCTCCGATCCCTTTAGGACCGTGAAATTTATGGGCGGACATTGATAAAAAATCAACATGAACTTCTTGCATATCAACCGGAATTTTACCGACAGCCTGAACCGCATCTGTATGGAAAAGAACCCCTTTCTCTTTACAGATTTCACCCATCTCTTTGATCGGGAAGATCATCCCTGTTTCGTTGTTTGCCCACATGATGGAGACAAGCGCCGTTTTATCGGTAATGAAACTACGAAGCGTATGGGCTTCAACAATCCCTTGATCGTTCACCGGAAGATAGGTTACTTTGACCCCTTGTTCCTCGAGGAATCTACAGGTAGAGAGGACGGAGGGATGTTCGATTTCACTGGTAACGATATGGTTTTTATCCCCGTTTACAATCTTATCAATCCATACCGATTTCAAGACCCAGTTGTTCGATTCGGTAGCGCATGAGGTAAAAATAATATCATCTTTATCGCTCGCGTTAATCGCTTTGTACATCTGATTAATCGCTTTTGTAATCGCAGGGTGTGATGCGGTACCAAAACGATGCAGTGAGTTCGGGTTTCCGTAAATCTCACTAAAATACGGAACCATCGCCTCTACGACGGCAGGATCGACCATCGTTGTCGCGTTGTTGTCCAAATAGACTTGCATATAATGCTCCTATACTAGGGTTCTAAATAAAAGACTAATTTAGTCTTCTTTAACTTTTGGGATAATAGTGCAAACGACGTTATAGTAACCTTAAGGGTTTTTTATGTTTAGGAAGGCTTAAGGTATGTGTCAATTCCCCATTAATGCTATCATCTGATCAACCGTCTCATTAAAATCGCTTTTGAATTTTGCACCTTGGGATAGAAATGCTTCCATCTTCTCTTTTTTATTGATCGCCTCATCGAGCTCTTTATCGGTACCTTTGACATAGGCTCCGATACGGATCAGCATCTCATTCTCTTTTAAAAGTGTATAGAGGCGACGAAAACGGCGCACTGCGGCAAAATGTTCCGGCGAGATAATATCGTTCATTACACGCGATGCAGAGTTGAGAATATGGATTGGTGGATAGATTCCAAAATCGGTAAGTTCACGCGAGAGTACGATGTGACCGTCGAGAATCGAGCGTGACTGATCGGCGATCGGATCGCTCATATCATCCCCCTCTACCAACACGGTGAAAAAGGCGGTAATCGAACCGTTCCCTTCCTCTTTTCCGGCACGCTCCATCAACTGCGGCAAGAGCGTCAACGACGATGGCGGATACCCTTTTGAGGTAGGAGGCTCGCCCAATGCAAGACCAATTTCACGCTGTGCCATTGCAAAACGGGTTACCGAGTCCATCATGAACAATACATCGTGCCCTTGCGCTTTAAAATATTCCGCCACACTCATCGCACTAAACGCCCCGTATTTTCGCATCAACGGCGAATCATCACTGGTTGCGACAACAAGGACGGTATTTTCGAGATTGCCTCCGAGAGATTTTTCGATAAATTCGGGAACCTCACGTCCCCGCTCACCGATAAGGGCAACCACCTTGATGGGCGCATCGGCACCACGAACGATCATCCCCATGAGGGTCGATTTCCCCACA
Encoded proteins:
- the rnhA gene encoding ribonuclease HI, which codes for MKKITLFSDGSALGNPGPGGFGAILRYGDKERIISGGEEHTTNNRMELLGVIEGLRAIKEPCDVTVISDSSYVIRGINEWLEGWVKRNFAKVKNPDLWQEYIKVSRGHRINGVWVRGHNGHPENEQCDQIAREEAEKYKNALK
- the rnc gene encoding ribonuclease III, yielding MDNLTTLQERLGYTFQNKELLIEALTHKSYKQPYNNERLEFLGDAVLDLIVGEYLYSKFRGYDEGKLSKMRASLVNEEGFTALALHLDLGGYIYLSNAEENNSGRTKSSLLSNAFEALMGAIYLETGLGKVQEITIDLLEHVHPDISLDSLFKDYKTSLQELTQAHYGTTPEYQLIAAHGPDHKKEFEVAVIIDGKRYASAQGKSKKQAQQEAAQIALEMLSKELK
- the aroC gene encoding chorismate synthase, translating into MNRFGERFTITTFGESHGKAIGCVLDGVPAGLEIDEAFIQSELDRRKPGQNEFATARKEEDKVEILSGVFEGFSTGTPIAMVIYNTDQKSGDYSNVKDIFRPGHADFTYFHKYGLRDYRGGGRSSARETAARVAGGAIAKLMLRSLGIEFASGISAIHGIEAQSLDFSYPKNSPIYALDASVEEAQKAAILTAKNAHDSVGGVATVKISHLPIGLGQGLYYKLDAVLAEAMMGINAVKAVEIGEGIHSAELLASQNNDPITPDGFKTNHSGGILGGMSNGDDVILRVHFKPTPSIFIDQESIDTHNESINVSLKGRHDPCVAVRGSVVAESMAALVVADMLLLNMGSTMNGVKNYYV
- a CDS encoding PhoH family protein, with protein sequence MLSTTQNCYLLDTSVILDDPTNILRISDENHNGIVITNIVLAELNSKKDDMRSEAGFQAREFFRLADAAWGEPISFIELPECVRKHVDMDACKNDRYYRLALNYDRSLHGGEANLIDLFIVHRENYRISHNFSEPKGINDAKIGEIADDYDLTLLSNDMSFRIAAEIRGIRTQSIRNSSVEAPEQIDFTYTYEYEETPAIPEGVEHHNFDQITFVQKALSTTSEMYETGIQRHAFSFNNQIEWCDFDRRFGEHFNEEFVRPLNLEQKFYYAMMTHPQNYVSVVSGSTGSGKTLVALQAGLELVEEGIVEGIVYARNTVTSNDQQAELGFRKGDEEQKLGFFMYPLYAAVNFTIEHQSKRSIDARVEYTGNTNSVKRENATEVFMKKYNIEVMDIAHMRGTTISRKFVIIDEAQNMTNATLKLIGTRMGDETRLVVMGDPGQIDHPFLSKRRNALVSLLNKAQHNNFIAGIQLRHTIRSQVADWFDKNF
- a CDS encoding iron-sulfur cluster assembly scaffold protein encodes the protein MAKNDLLGGSLWDQYSDKVTTLMNNPNNQGEITQEECDAAGHKLIVADFGAESCGDAVRLYWEVDPATDTIVKSKFKSFGCGTAIASSDMMAELCIGKTVQEAVKITNIDVEKSLRDDPEIPAVPPQKMHCSVMAYDVIKKAAGLYLGVDESSFEDEIIVCECARVSLGTLREVIKLNDLKTIEQVTDYTKAGGFCKSCIKPGGHEAREYYLVDILADVRAEMDQEKMRNAADAGAHGDFEAMTLVQKIKAIDSVVDESIRQFLIMDGGNMEVIDIKDSPDYIDVYIRYLGACNGCASSSTGTLYAIEATLKEKLSQKIRVLPI
- a CDS encoding NifS family cysteine desulfurase, with translation MQVYLDNNATTMVDPAVVEAMVPYFSEIYGNPNSLHRFGTASHPAITKAINQMYKAINASDKDDIIFTSCATESNNWVLKSVWIDKIVNGDKNHIVTSEIEHPSVLSTCRFLEEQGVKVTYLPVNDQGIVEAHTLRSFITDKTALVSIMWANNETGMIFPIKEMGEICKEKGVLFHTDAVQAVGKIPVDMQEVHVDFLSMSAHKFHGPKGIGALYIRNSEALTPLLHGGEHMGGRRSGTLNVPYIVGMGKAIELATENIAEKMGLIRAKRDRLEDALLSGLSDVMVVGNRENRTPNTILISIRGVEGEGMLWDLNNALIGASTGSACASEDLEANTVMLAIGADNELAHTGIRLSLSRFTTDAEIDYVIERFRGAVLRLRAISSSYAIVQPTAGGEATACGIHH
- the fliI gene encoding flagellar protein export ATPase FliI, with translation MPLKALRGRLGVEKLTTVFGTVTKISPTVIVAEGLHVSIGDTVLMVSEISGAEALGMVSEVERNRFFITPFRFVEGFRAGDKVYPNQSGMMIEVGEALLGRVVDPFMNPIDGKGPVSGTHLESIIKAPIAAMKRGMIDEPFSVGVKTIDGLLTCGKGQKLGIFAGSGVGKSTLMGMIVRGADAPIKVVALIGERGREVPEFIEKSLGGNLENTVLVVATSDDSPLMRKYGAFSAMSVAEYFKAQGHDVLFMMDSVTRFAMAQREIGLALGEPPTSKGYPPSSLTLLPQLMERAGKEEGNGSITAFFTVLVEGDDMSDPIADQSRSILDGHIVLSRELTDFGIYPPIHILNSASRVMNDIISPEHFAAVRRFRRLYTLLKENEMLIRIGAYVKGTDKELDEAINKKEKMEAFLSQGAKFKSDFNETVDQMIALMGN